The following are encoded together in the Novipirellula caenicola genome:
- a CDS encoding DUF1592 domain-containing protein: protein MRSPCCTPRWTCVLLTLAFITWGLFRVVTIDGGLKVAAAAESKTTAAGPESDGGRVSESTLPSAASLSELKTLGAEKSAYLEPSHIAVDQPLKRDAAIFDQKIKPILNQACTDCHGPYGAEANFDITAIDPDMVNGGDAEWWEEVLAALNNGEMPPPDEMEMEDQDRATVVEWLSNEIHYASIARRARESNTSFRRLTKYEYNYALQDLLGQPWDFAKDLPPESVSEDGFQNSSDSLHLSVSQFETYRQLARRALDRVTVRGPHPDLVRWHHRMSDAAAIEERMYQAKIKRLEKRFADDTEKREKQISTTTRLYRNPGDGPYYLNVATGEKARAKWEYNGAQYAIEPVAPAETASPKATNVEPTHVAVLPAGRNSNLTIELGNQIPDEGLLRVRVRASRGPDQKRIPSMQLVFGWRATNEGRADVRVSQQDTEVTAAAGSTETYEWLIPLGEIDPRNAERKTSTMGQYPSPSEYIRLVNSSVPKGRDKPADIVIESVEVVAPIYHEWPPKSHQQIFVGNRNNEGLSRQQEVAYAREILTGFMPRAWRSPVDSAAVEKKVALFEAVRDGCDDFQDAMLEVLATVLTSPKFLYVAPEPITPAEDFVDGEPVTKASPANRRLSDGDLATRLSLFLWCSVPDERLVELAASGTLHQPEVLRAEVDRMLADPRHERFVQHFVGQWLGMRALSYLAVDKSFTEFDPSLKEAMQQEPRAFFAELLRTNASVLDIIHADYATVNERLAVHYGIAGVEGNQFQRVSLSDEASRGGILTQAGLLAMNSDGEHSHPLKRGVWILNCLLNDPPPPPPAAVPEIDLADPEIAKLTLKQRIEDHRNQAACMSCHKKIDPWGIAFENYDAIGQWRDEVNGTPVDASSALYNDQVLDGIDGLKRYLLTSRQDQFVRAMVEKLAIFALGRPLAFSDNAAVDEVTRTVRQKGDGLKTLVHCLVTSDLFLAP from the coding sequence ATGCGGTCGCCCTGTTGCACCCCACGATGGACCTGCGTTCTGTTGACCTTGGCCTTCATCACATGGGGGCTGTTTCGCGTTGTCACGATCGATGGTGGTCTGAAGGTTGCAGCAGCTGCCGAATCAAAAACAACCGCTGCCGGCCCTGAAAGCGACGGTGGTCGTGTCTCCGAATCGACGCTGCCGAGCGCTGCGTCGTTGAGCGAACTCAAAACATTGGGGGCCGAGAAATCCGCCTACCTCGAACCGTCGCACATCGCGGTCGATCAGCCTCTGAAGCGAGATGCCGCCATCTTTGATCAAAAGATCAAACCGATTCTGAATCAGGCATGCACCGATTGTCATGGCCCTTACGGCGCCGAAGCGAACTTTGACATCACCGCGATCGATCCCGACATGGTCAACGGTGGCGATGCCGAGTGGTGGGAAGAGGTCTTGGCGGCGCTCAACAACGGCGAGATGCCGCCTCCTGACGAAATGGAGATGGAGGATCAGGATCGTGCAACGGTCGTAGAGTGGCTGAGCAACGAGATTCACTATGCCTCCATCGCACGTCGCGCACGCGAGTCCAATACGTCGTTCCGTCGATTGACGAAGTATGAATACAACTACGCGTTACAAGACCTGCTTGGCCAACCCTGGGACTTCGCCAAAGACCTTCCACCCGAGTCGGTGTCAGAGGACGGCTTTCAAAATAGTTCGGACTCGCTGCATCTCTCGGTTTCCCAATTCGAAACGTATCGGCAACTTGCACGACGTGCACTGGATCGCGTGACCGTACGAGGCCCGCATCCAGACCTCGTTCGCTGGCATCACCGTATGTCGGATGCGGCGGCGATCGAAGAACGAATGTATCAAGCGAAGATCAAAAGGCTTGAGAAACGTTTCGCTGACGACACCGAAAAACGCGAAAAACAAATCAGCACGACTACGCGGCTGTATCGGAATCCAGGCGACGGGCCTTACTATCTGAACGTCGCAACCGGAGAAAAGGCCCGCGCGAAATGGGAATACAATGGAGCTCAGTATGCGATTGAGCCTGTTGCCCCCGCCGAAACGGCTTCCCCAAAAGCCACCAACGTCGAGCCCACTCATGTCGCGGTGCTCCCAGCGGGTAGAAATTCGAATCTGACAATCGAACTGGGCAATCAAATTCCCGATGAAGGCTTGCTGCGTGTGCGTGTCCGCGCATCACGTGGCCCCGACCAAAAACGAATCCCGAGCATGCAGTTGGTGTTCGGCTGGCGCGCGACCAACGAGGGCCGCGCCGACGTGCGAGTCAGCCAACAAGATACAGAGGTAACGGCCGCAGCCGGATCGACCGAAACGTATGAATGGTTGATTCCACTTGGCGAAATCGACCCGCGAAACGCCGAACGCAAAACGTCGACGATGGGGCAATATCCCAGCCCATCGGAATACATTCGGCTGGTCAATAGTTCCGTTCCCAAAGGCCGTGACAAACCCGCCGATATCGTGATCGAGTCGGTCGAGGTCGTCGCGCCGATTTACCACGAGTGGCCGCCAAAATCACACCAACAGATTTTTGTTGGCAATCGAAACAACGAGGGTCTGTCACGCCAGCAAGAAGTCGCTTATGCACGCGAGATCCTGACTGGCTTCATGCCCCGTGCATGGCGATCGCCGGTCGATTCCGCTGCGGTCGAAAAGAAAGTCGCTCTCTTCGAAGCGGTGCGTGACGGCTGTGATGACTTTCAGGATGCGATGCTCGAAGTGCTTGCCACCGTACTGACTTCTCCAAAGTTCCTGTACGTTGCTCCCGAGCCAATCACGCCGGCGGAAGATTTCGTTGATGGCGAACCGGTGACAAAAGCCTCACCGGCGAATCGGCGATTGTCCGACGGCGACCTCGCCACGCGGCTGTCGTTATTCCTATGGTGCAGTGTGCCGGACGAGCGATTGGTGGAATTGGCCGCCTCGGGGACTCTACATCAGCCAGAGGTGCTGCGTGCAGAGGTCGACCGGATGCTTGCCGATCCTCGTCATGAACGTTTCGTCCAGCATTTTGTAGGGCAGTGGCTTGGTATGCGAGCGTTATCCTACTTGGCGGTCGACAAGAGCTTCACCGAATTCGATCCGTCGTTGAAAGAGGCGATGCAACAAGAGCCTCGTGCGTTTTTCGCAGAGTTGCTGCGGACCAACGCCAGCGTGCTAGATATCATTCACGCCGACTACGCCACGGTGAACGAGCGATTGGCGGTCCACTACGGAATCGCGGGTGTCGAAGGCAACCAGTTTCAACGGGTCTCGTTAAGCGACGAAGCGTCGCGGGGCGGAATCTTGACGCAAGCGGGCTTGTTGGCAATGAACTCCGACGGAGAGCACTCGCATCCGCTGAAGCGAGGCGTCTGGATACTGAACTGTTTGCTGAACGATCCGCCGCCACCACCACCGGCAGCGGTTCCCGAGATCGATTTGGCAGACCCCGAGATTGCCAAGCTGACCTTGAAACAACGTATCGAAGACCATCGCAATCAAGCGGCCTGTATGTCTTGCCATAAAAAGATTGACCCGTGGGGGATCGCCTTCGAAAACTACGACGCCATCGGACAGTGGAGAGACGAGGTCAATGGAACACCGGTCGACGCCAGTTCCGCGTTGTACAACGATCAGGTCCTGGACGGCATCGATGGTCTGAAACGCTATTTGCTGACCAGTCGCCAAGATCAATTCGTTCGCGCGATGGTTGAAAAGCTCGCCATCTTTGCCTTGGGTCGACCATTGGCCTTCAGCGACAACGCGGCGGTTGACGAGGTAACACGTACGGTGCGGCAAAAGGGCGATGGACTGAAAACCCTGGTGCACTGCCTTGTGACCAGCGACCTGTTTCTAGCCCCGTGA
- a CDS encoding DUF1552 domain-containing protein — MKLNLDSLDRRRFLRGAGVALALPVFGSAVNLSAGTASEALAATGQSGTNGDSPRKVKRLGCFYFPDGVPMPLPEDPAYQDWSWFPHGNGTDFTYTKCMEVFQPLRDHVTVLSGFSHPAVRQVHGHSNADQFLTAAATGSDGPYKNSISLDQVYANHIGDQTRFSSLVLSTDGGTGTPRGTHTISFSRTGRAIPAEHRPKRVFDMLFVKRDADAARRLALSKSALDELLADAKTLRRDLASDDRERLDEYLDSVRQAEQRVEKAKRWVNTPLPTVESGGLDLDVSPEDPQRYVQTMFELVYLAFRTDSTRVATYQIGRENAFGISDRLARAVGFNLAHALSHETKQPGGWERFSTYCGFLNREFYRFASRLHDTPEPAGEGTMLDNTLLLFGSASSAFHLSQNYPIILAGGKAMGFKHGQFVNHAGSSAVGGLFDGVPEPWMREPAKDDQPLTKVFVTMLQQLGLEAESFAGQTGGLSELV; from the coding sequence ATGAAATTGAATCTGGATTCATTGGACCGCCGGCGTTTTCTGCGTGGAGCCGGGGTCGCGCTCGCCTTGCCCGTTTTCGGCTCTGCGGTGAACCTGAGTGCTGGCACCGCGTCCGAGGCTCTGGCAGCCACTGGGCAGTCCGGGACAAACGGAGATTCGCCACGGAAGGTGAAGCGATTAGGCTGTTTTTACTTTCCCGATGGTGTCCCCATGCCATTGCCCGAGGACCCTGCCTATCAAGATTGGTCATGGTTTCCCCACGGCAACGGCACCGATTTCACCTACACCAAGTGCATGGAGGTGTTTCAGCCGCTGAGAGATCACGTCACCGTGTTGTCGGGGTTTTCCCATCCCGCGGTGCGTCAAGTTCACGGTCACTCCAACGCCGACCAATTCTTGACGGCGGCCGCCACCGGATCGGATGGCCCCTATAAAAATTCGATCTCGCTTGACCAAGTTTACGCAAACCACATTGGTGATCAGACGCGGTTCTCGTCTTTGGTGTTGTCGACCGACGGGGGCACCGGAACGCCGCGTGGCACGCATACGATTTCGTTCAGTCGTACCGGGCGAGCGATTCCAGCGGAGCACCGGCCCAAGCGGGTCTTTGACATGCTATTTGTCAAACGCGATGCCGATGCCGCTCGACGCTTGGCGTTAAGCAAAAGTGCGTTGGATGAATTGTTAGCCGACGCCAAAACACTGCGTCGTGACTTGGCAAGCGATGACCGCGAGCGGTTGGACGAGTATCTCGATTCGGTCCGGCAAGCCGAGCAACGCGTTGAAAAAGCCAAACGCTGGGTCAACACGCCGTTGCCAACCGTCGAATCAGGCGGCCTCGACCTGGACGTGTCACCCGAGGATCCGCAACGTTATGTTCAGACGATGTTCGAGCTGGTCTACCTCGCATTCCGCACCGATTCGACGCGGGTCGCGACTTACCAGATCGGTCGCGAAAATGCATTTGGAATCAGTGACCGCTTGGCTCGCGCCGTCGGGTTCAATTTGGCGCACGCGCTGTCGCACGAAACCAAACAGCCTGGCGGTTGGGAGAGGTTTTCGACCTATTGCGGATTCCTCAACCGCGAATTCTATCGATTCGCATCTCGGCTTCACGACACCCCCGAACCCGCCGGCGAAGGGACGATGCTCGACAACACCCTGCTGCTGTTCGGATCCGCGTCCAGCGCGTTCCACCTATCACAAAACTATCCGATCATTTTGGCCGGTGGAAAGGCGATGGGTTTCAAACACGGACAATTCGTGAACCATGCCGGTTCTAGCGCGGTCGGCGGTTTGTTCGACGGGGTGCCCGAACCGTGGATGCGAGAACCGGCCAAGGACGACCAACCGCTGACGAAGGTATTTGTCACGATGTTACAGCAGCTGGGCCTCGAGGCCGAAAGCTTTGCCGGACAGACCGGTGGACTGTCGGAATTGGTCTAA
- a CDS encoding sialate O-acetylesterase, with product MNFRLPARLLLASTAVVMTMLAVPGFAAEVAAPLPDPDGKPADMSKPVQVYILLGQSNMLGAGKVTGDKEGSLTYAVQEKQKYPYLVDDEGNWTVRKDVRYVRVMGSGTGAMRQFNNDWMTIEGGKIGPEHGIGHYVGNATDAPVLILKSCIGNRSLGWDLLPPGSERYEVDETDKKTGETKTFVYAGYKDSPAKWEKGTEPQPISWYAGMQYDGDIANAKKVLADLDKVYPGAKRYEVAGFFFWQGDKDRYNTAHASRYEQNLVRLIKQLRKDFDSPNAKFVCATLGQTERDAEGNERLILDAQLSVASSKYPEFEGSVASVYTHPLSMGGSSNSHYGGNAETYMNVGEAMGKAMVNLLAR from the coding sequence ATGAACTTCCGTCTTCCAGCTCGTTTGTTGCTGGCTAGTACCGCCGTTGTGATGACGATGCTCGCCGTCCCTGGCTTCGCCGCCGAGGTTGCCGCTCCGTTACCGGATCCTGATGGCAAGCCGGCCGACATGTCCAAGCCTGTGCAAGTCTACATTCTGCTGGGGCAATCCAATATGTTGGGAGCTGGCAAGGTCACGGGTGACAAGGAAGGCTCGTTAACCTATGCGGTGCAGGAGAAACAAAAGTATCCCTACCTCGTCGACGACGAAGGCAATTGGACGGTTCGCAAGGATGTTCGATACGTGCGTGTGATGGGAAGCGGCACCGGGGCGATGCGGCAATTCAACAACGATTGGATGACCATTGAAGGTGGTAAGATTGGTCCCGAGCATGGTATCGGACATTATGTCGGGAACGCCACCGACGCCCCTGTGCTGATCCTGAAAAGTTGCATCGGCAACCGCAGCCTCGGCTGGGACTTGCTGCCGCCCGGCAGCGAGCGTTACGAGGTTGACGAGACGGATAAGAAAACCGGCGAAACAAAGACGTTCGTCTATGCTGGCTATAAGGACTCGCCCGCCAAATGGGAGAAAGGTACCGAGCCGCAGCCGATCAGTTGGTACGCTGGTATGCAATACGACGGCGACATCGCCAATGCGAAGAAGGTGTTAGCCGATCTCGACAAGGTTTACCCGGGAGCAAAACGCTACGAGGTCGCGGGGTTCTTCTTTTGGCAGGGCGACAAGGATCGTTACAACACCGCCCATGCCAGCCGGTACGAGCAGAATCTTGTACGACTGATCAAACAGCTGCGGAAGGATTTTGATTCGCCCAACGCAAAGTTTGTCTGTGCCACGCTGGGCCAAACCGAAAGGGACGCCGAAGGCAACGAACGACTCATCCTCGACGCCCAGCTTTCCGTCGCCAGCAGCAAGTACCCGGAGTTCGAAGGCAGCGTTGCGAGTGTCTACACCCATCCACTGAGCATGGGTGGCAGCTCCAACAGCCATTACGGCGGCAATGCTGAGACCTATATGAACGTCGGCGAAGCGATGGGCAAGGCGATGGTCAATCTGTTGGCGAGGTAG
- a CDS encoding DUF1559 domain-containing protein, giving the protein MYRTSYRRGFTLVELLVVIAIIGVLVGLLLPAVQAAREAARRMSCSNNFKQIGLGLHNYHSAYKQLPIHGGGTDNISNAAYDGFNMRGNTRRDLSCLVGLTPFIEQQALWEQISTPRDLNSDGTVDVQSMGPSPHRSLSHHNNNGRYEPWLTNIASYRCPSDPGVGLPAQGRTNYAVCSGDSIDMGADGPVDSDGNPQYAQRVRAAQRGVFVHRQAMKFRDILDGLANTICAGEIVTDLGDRDVRTHAGNSGSTPIVRMGNNRTCDAMRDPQRPQFWVSGATLTGGGEERRGYKWAFSRPLYTQMTTILPPNGEICMGSNHESQGIVPPGSRHQGGCHVLMADGAVKFITDSIDTGNLERGQVGNQANHDDPQSVPGAPSPYGFWGALGTRASKEVIDEEL; this is encoded by the coding sequence ATGTATCGCACTAGTTATCGAAGAGGCTTCACGCTGGTTGAGCTTCTCGTTGTGATTGCAATCATCGGCGTTCTCGTGGGATTGTTGTTGCCAGCAGTTCAAGCGGCTCGCGAGGCTGCGCGACGGATGAGTTGCAGCAACAATTTCAAGCAAATCGGCTTGGGATTACACAATTACCATTCCGCCTATAAACAGCTGCCGATTCACGGTGGCGGAACTGACAATATTTCCAATGCGGCGTATGACGGATTCAACATGCGTGGCAACACGCGACGCGACCTGAGTTGCTTGGTCGGTTTGACGCCGTTTATCGAGCAACAAGCGTTGTGGGAGCAGATTTCCACTCCCCGAGATTTGAACAGTGATGGAACGGTCGATGTCCAGTCGATGGGGCCAAGCCCGCACCGATCGTTGTCGCACCACAACAACAACGGACGTTATGAGCCGTGGTTGACCAACATTGCATCGTACCGTTGCCCAAGCGATCCTGGTGTTGGGCTGCCGGCTCAAGGACGCACGAACTACGCCGTTTGTTCCGGCGACTCTATCGACATGGGGGCCGATGGGCCTGTCGATAGCGATGGGAATCCACAATATGCCCAACGCGTTCGAGCGGCCCAGCGAGGTGTGTTTGTCCATCGACAGGCGATGAAATTTCGCGACATCCTGGACGGCTTGGCCAACACCATCTGTGCGGGCGAGATTGTTACCGATTTGGGTGACCGCGATGTTCGCACGCATGCGGGCAACAGTGGTTCGACCCCGATCGTTCGCATGGGAAACAATCGCACCTGCGATGCAATGCGTGATCCCCAGCGACCTCAATTCTGGGTCAGTGGTGCAACGTTGACTGGTGGTGGCGAAGAACGCCGAGGTTACAAGTGGGCATTTTCTCGTCCGCTGTATACCCAAATGACCACGATCTTGCCGCCGAACGGTGAAATATGCATGGGATCAAATCACGAATCGCAAGGCATCGTCCCGCCAGGCAGCCGACACCAAGGCGGGTGCCATGTGTTGATGGCCGATGGCGCGGTCAAGTTCATTACCGATTCAATTGACACAGGCAATTTGGAGCGTGGTCAGGTTGGAAACCAAGCCAACCACGACGACCCGCAATCCGTTCCCGGCGCGCCAAGCCCTTATGGTTTTTGGGGAGCATTGGGTACGCGTGCTTCCAAGGAAGTCATCGACGAAGAACTTTAG
- a CDS encoding metallophosphoesterase, which translates to MKITSIDSNLLAEIEFSNAGRGPGDFDNDIVAVHRGYVDSLPDGTAAIVVTADLQGRETFASAAGRPLRLLGEVLPGMLQTDVLPHLGLPPGDIGVWLAGDFYTVPALDKRGGSGDVRPVWNAFAAAFDWVVGVAGNHDTFENGANRPRWTSPVHFLDNDQVTIGGVTIAGLSGIPGNPKRRLRRTEDDYAETLRMLLRDEPAITLLHDGPDVPKSGFRGLPRIREIFERSAHTLVVRGHSHWPEPLAELACGTQVLNVDARVVILTESSRSPRPS; encoded by the coding sequence ATGAAAATCACATCGATCGATTCAAACTTGCTTGCCGAAATTGAGTTTTCGAATGCTGGACGCGGGCCCGGCGACTTCGATAACGACATCGTTGCGGTGCACCGTGGCTACGTGGACTCATTACCCGACGGAACCGCCGCGATCGTCGTCACCGCCGACCTGCAAGGCCGCGAGACGTTTGCGTCGGCTGCCGGACGGCCTCTGCGACTACTTGGCGAAGTCCTTCCGGGGATGCTGCAAACCGATGTCCTGCCGCACCTCGGCCTGCCACCGGGTGACATCGGTGTTTGGCTTGCGGGCGACTTCTACACCGTCCCAGCACTCGACAAACGCGGCGGCTCGGGCGACGTGCGCCCCGTATGGAACGCTTTCGCGGCCGCATTCGACTGGGTCGTGGGTGTCGCTGGAAACCACGACACATTTGAAAACGGGGCGAACCGGCCAAGATGGACTAGCCCCGTCCATTTTCTCGATAACGACCAAGTCACGATTGGCGGCGTGACGATCGCCGGGTTGAGCGGAATCCCTGGCAACCCAAAACGCCGTTTGCGACGCACCGAAGACGACTATGCCGAGACGCTTCGTATGCTGTTGCGCGACGAACCGGCGATCACACTATTGCACGATGGTCCTGACGTTCCCAAGAGTGGCTTCCGAGGATTACCGCGTATCCGAGAAATCTTCGAGCGATCCGCTCATACGCTTGTTGTCCGAGGCCATTCCCATTGGCCGGAACCGCTCGCCGAACTCGCTTGCGGAACGCAAGTTCTTAATGTAGACGCGCGAGTCGTTATTCTGACAGAAAGCAGTCGTTCGCCTCGCCCCTCGTGA
- a CDS encoding TIGR02452 family protein, whose translation MNRLRFTGCVDSDALARKNRRALEIRHEIAESLGRSALEAIDQGQYLTDHGLVDWSAQINAAAAAKISIPPNMVLPTAAARPDGDGDAETQVTVANETTLAAAHAMVAEGHRPLALNFANGVEPGGGFLRGATAQEETLCRSSALYATLFGDPMYDFHRDHDPAASSDWAILSPNVPVFRDDVGVECAPPWSLDFLTCAAPYAPAIGRMDAEPMLRKRIHRVLAIARAYQYESLILGAWGCGAFANDPLQTAKDFRDALEGDFAGVFQRIVFAITDWSDQRRFLRPFCEVFSDP comes from the coding sequence ATGAATAGGCTGCGGTTCACTGGTTGTGTTGATTCGGATGCATTGGCTCGCAAAAATCGACGTGCCCTTGAGATTCGTCACGAGATCGCTGAATCGCTCGGTCGATCCGCACTCGAAGCAATCGATCAAGGCCAATACCTGACCGACCATGGCCTGGTCGATTGGTCGGCACAGATCAACGCGGCTGCAGCGGCGAAAATTTCGATACCACCCAATATGGTCCTTCCGACTGCGGCTGCACGACCTGATGGGGATGGAGATGCCGAGACGCAAGTGACCGTCGCTAACGAAACCACGCTGGCCGCCGCTCACGCCATGGTCGCAGAGGGACATCGTCCGTTGGCACTCAATTTTGCCAACGGCGTTGAACCAGGTGGTGGATTCTTGCGAGGTGCGACCGCGCAAGAGGAAACACTGTGCCGATCCAGTGCATTGTACGCCACGCTGTTTGGCGATCCGATGTACGACTTCCATCGTGACCATGATCCGGCCGCCTCGAGTGACTGGGCGATCTTGTCGCCCAATGTCCCCGTGTTCCGCGATGATGTGGGAGTTGAATGCGCCCCACCGTGGTCGCTAGACTTTCTAACCTGTGCCGCCCCCTACGCTCCCGCGATCGGCCGGATGGATGCCGAACCGATGCTCCGCAAACGGATTCATCGTGTTCTAGCGATCGCTCGTGCTTACCAGTACGAATCGCTTATCCTCGGCGCGTGGGGATGTGGAGCGTTTGCCAACGACCCGCTACAAACGGCGAAGGATTTTCGCGATGCACTGGAGGGTGATTTCGCCGGTGTTTTCCAGCGAATCGTATTCGCGATCACCGATTGGTCGGACCAGCGAAGGTTTCTGCGGCCATTCTGCGAAGTCTTTTCGGATCCGTGA
- a CDS encoding ester cyclase yields MALVKTAKLLKGTYLLRISQTSLELMKVMDSKASSSNRGLPVDGKALKDRRTRLGLTQEAAAKLAGYSDRVIRKLEQGGPVLMQTLGDVVETYNQRDPVIELPVSAYVCSEPKDDLTAFCRRWFDGVYNHRNLALIDEMMSEDVEILSEGEVRHGRDVIRHRVSHVLSAFNPLTLTVESMITQGNAFAAYWCVRKKHVGEFLGIAATGRWVEVKGASQATVQDGRIVSVRDHWDIDNCIRQISGESSRPV; encoded by the coding sequence ATGGCGTTGGTCAAAACGGCTAAACTACTGAAAGGCACCTACCTGCTTCGAATTTCGCAAACGTCACTCGAACTAATGAAGGTCATGGACAGCAAAGCATCTAGCAGCAACCGCGGTTTGCCCGTAGACGGGAAAGCATTGAAGGATCGACGAACGCGACTGGGCCTAACGCAGGAAGCCGCTGCCAAACTTGCGGGCTACAGTGATCGAGTGATCCGAAAACTCGAGCAGGGAGGACCGGTCCTGATGCAAACGCTCGGCGACGTGGTCGAAACATACAACCAGCGAGACCCTGTGATTGAGCTTCCAGTTTCCGCGTACGTTTGCAGCGAACCTAAAGACGATCTTACCGCATTCTGCCGCCGCTGGTTCGACGGAGTCTACAATCATCGAAATCTAGCACTCATTGACGAGATGATGTCCGAGGATGTTGAGATTCTTTCGGAGGGCGAGGTTCGCCACGGTCGTGACGTCATTCGCCATCGTGTCTCTCACGTGCTTTCGGCGTTCAACCCACTGACCCTCACAGTGGAAAGCATGATCACTCAGGGCAATGCGTTTGCGGCGTATTGGTGCGTCCGCAAAAAGCATGTCGGCGAGTTTTTGGGAATCGCCGCAACAGGTCGCTGGGTTGAGGTCAAGGGAGCTTCGCAGGCGACGGTCCAGGACGGTCGTATCGTCTCGGTTCGAGATCACTGGGACATTGATAATTGCATCCGACAGATCAGCGGCGAATCATCGCGGCCTGTCTAA
- a CDS encoding FKBP-type peptidyl-prolyl cis-trans isomerase, which yields MKSWLPWCLSSVVFLFPGCRSTEKPTPSISPALTSPDAAKARYRQISFVDSPELRSGTGAMDEDADLEFSATGSGLKYRILRKSDGVKPTADDTVTVHYRGWLNSGKVFDSSYERGKPTTFPLQNVIAGWTEGVQLVGEGGMIELWVPSKLGYGERGSPGSIPAHSNLHFIVELVDVD from the coding sequence ATGAAGAGTTGGTTGCCATGGTGTCTATCGAGCGTCGTGTTTTTGTTTCCGGGTTGTCGCTCTACCGAGAAACCCACCCCAAGCATTTCTCCAGCGTTGACATCTCCGGATGCCGCAAAGGCGAGATATCGACAAATCTCGTTTGTCGACAGTCCCGAACTGCGATCCGGAACGGGGGCAATGGATGAGGATGCCGACCTTGAATTCTCTGCGACCGGTTCAGGACTGAAGTATCGGATTCTACGCAAATCCGACGGCGTGAAACCGACCGCCGACGACACCGTGACCGTTCACTATCGTGGCTGGCTCAACAGTGGCAAAGTGTTTGACAGCTCCTACGAGCGAGGCAAACCAACCACCTTTCCGTTGCAAAATGTCATCGCAGGTTGGACCGAAGGCGTGCAGCTCGTTGGCGAAGGCGGCATGATCGAACTGTGGGTGCCATCGAAGCTCGGCTACGGCGAACGCGGTTCTCCAGGCTCCATTCCCGCTCACTCGAACCTTCACTTCATCGTCGAACTCGTCGACGTCGACTGA
- a CDS encoding endonuclease/exonuclease/phosphatase family protein, with protein sequence MNNDGVKERSWQWILWSVWCGLLIVTAVAPLIPVNWWWVRVGDYPRVQLLCVYLVTLAVMLLVRRHRPTKWLAAGLLVACAIQGYWIFPYMPFAPKSVQWAQQQDPAARLRIISMNVLQENDNAAAVLEIVRREKPDVLVLCEVNSRWLDSLAALDEQFDFAKKHPLENGYGIAFYCNLQVDSCRVRSMVKHEIPSIDATLRLRNRQVLRLFAVHPNPPRPGESTVKRDAELVLVGREVAKDKSAIVLGDMNDVGWSRTTNLFQEVSGLLDPRKGRGMYSTYDATSWYLRYPLDYLFHSDDFRVAELRTLEFIGSDHFPLLIELSHEPEAESNQEAPQLDAGDKQDADEAVQEAADLTEANE encoded by the coding sequence ATGAACAACGACGGTGTCAAAGAACGAAGTTGGCAATGGATACTGTGGAGTGTTTGGTGTGGGCTACTGATCGTCACTGCCGTTGCGCCGCTGATTCCGGTCAATTGGTGGTGGGTCCGCGTTGGCGATTATCCGCGGGTCCAACTTCTCTGCGTTTACCTTGTGACGCTTGCCGTGATGCTGCTTGTTCGTCGACATCGTCCTACAAAGTGGCTGGCCGCGGGGTTGCTGGTAGCCTGCGCCATTCAAGGGTACTGGATCTTTCCCTACATGCCGTTCGCGCCAAAAAGTGTCCAGTGGGCGCAGCAGCAAGATCCAGCGGCACGACTGCGAATTATTTCAATGAACGTCCTCCAAGAGAACGACAACGCAGCGGCGGTCTTGGAAATTGTGCGAAGAGAAAAGCCAGACGTACTGGTGCTTTGCGAGGTCAACTCGCGGTGGCTCGATTCGCTTGCGGCGCTTGACGAACAATTCGATTTCGCCAAAAAGCATCCTCTTGAGAATGGCTATGGAATTGCGTTTTACTGCAATTTGCAGGTGGATTCCTGTCGCGTTCGGTCAATGGTGAAACACGAGATTCCTTCCATCGATGCCACCCTGCGTTTGCGAAACAGGCAAGTATTGCGGTTGTTTGCCGTTCACCCCAATCCACCAAGACCTGGCGAGAGTACCGTGAAACGCGATGCCGAATTGGTGCTTGTCGGTCGCGAAGTTGCGAAGGATAAATCCGCCATCGTGCTGGGCGACATGAACGATGTCGGCTGGTCACGAACGACTAACTTGTTTCAGGAGGTCAGTGGCTTGCTCGATCCTCGAAAGGGACGCGGCATGTATTCGACCTACGATGCGACCTCTTGGTATTTGCGTTATCCACTTGACTACCTGTTTCACTCCGACGACTTCCGAGTCGCCGAGTTGAGAACGCTTGAGTTCATAGGCTCGGACCATTTCCCATTGCTGATTGAGCTCAGTCATGAACCGGAGGCTGAATCAAACCAAGAAGCACCCCAGTTGGACGCCGGCGACAAGCAGGACGCCGACGAAGCAGTACAGGAGGCGGCCGACTTAACGGAAGCTAATGAATGA